A section of the Alkalicoccobacillus plakortidis genome encodes:
- a CDS encoding GNAT family N-acetyltransferase codes for MSYIFKQATLNHEYKQIHKLNYETFVEEIPQHEANDHFELIDTYHNNNTYLLALKDGDLVGMLAINENRPFSLDKKIGPVEHCLPCPAEYICEIRLLSVKKKYRNGRVFFGLAQLLAQYCLTHQYDTGIISGTIHQLKLYKQIGFTPFANLVGTEEAQYQPMYMTRDSFLASAVGRFAKPTISFLPGPVQNQSELNEAISRPTVSHRHPSFLKRFSKAKKALSELTRSKYTQILLGTGTLANDVIAAQLKILDGKGLILINGEFGERLVNHATRAGLHFKTIHQKYGEPFCYSKLKEDISEFDWIWAVHTETSTGMINDMDSLKILAQHHSAKLCLDCISSIGAIPLNLEDIYFAAGQVEKH; via the coding sequence ATGAGTTATATTTTCAAACAAGCTACTCTTAATCACGAATATAAACAAATACATAAGCTAAACTACGAAACGTTTGTGGAAGAAATTCCTCAACATGAAGCGAATGATCATTTTGAATTAATTGATACATATCATAACAATAATACCTATTTACTTGCTTTAAAAGATGGAGACTTAGTAGGCATGCTTGCTATTAATGAAAATCGTCCGTTCTCACTCGACAAGAAAATCGGTCCTGTTGAGCACTGCCTTCCTTGCCCCGCAGAGTATATATGTGAAATACGTTTACTTTCTGTTAAGAAAAAATATCGTAATGGTCGAGTCTTTTTTGGGTTAGCTCAATTACTCGCTCAATATTGCCTTACCCATCAATATGATACAGGCATAATTTCGGGAACCATTCATCAGTTGAAATTATATAAGCAGATTGGTTTTACTCCTTTTGCTAATCTAGTAGGAACTGAGGAAGCACAGTATCAGCCAATGTATATGACTCGAGATAGTTTTTTAGCTTCTGCCGTTGGACGATTTGCAAAGCCTACTATTAGCTTTCTACCTGGTCCTGTTCAAAATCAATCTGAACTAAATGAAGCGATTTCTCGTCCTACTGTGTCTCATAGACATCCTTCTTTCCTAAAAAGGTTCTCAAAAGCAAAGAAGGCGCTATCTGAGCTTACTAGATCTAAATACACGCAAATCTTATTAGGAACTGGAACTTTAGCCAATGACGTGATTGCTGCACAATTAAAAATCCTTGATGGTAAGGGTCTCATTTTAATAAATGGGGAATTCGGAGAAAGGTTGGTTAATCATGCTACAAGAGCTGGACTCCATTTCAAAACCATTCATCAAAAATATGGTGAACCGTTTTGCTATAGTAAGTTAAAAGAAGATATTTCAGAATTTGATTGGATATGGGCTGTGCATACAGAAACGTCTACAGGAATGATTAATGACATGGACTCATTAAAGATCCTTGCTCAACACCACAGTGCTAAGCTTTGCCTAGACTGTATTAGCTCAATTGGAGCTATTCCATTAAACTTAGAGGATATCTATTTCGCTGCTGGACAAGTGGAAAAGCATTAG